The Metabacillus schmidteae genome includes a region encoding these proteins:
- a CDS encoding tyrosine-type recombinase/integrase: MEYVDPIKDIEKINAIKEKLKNHSQRDLLLFVLGINTGIRISDLLALKVGDVWDGEKVREFLYIKEDQEKAYYINRSVKSEIEIYLAKDDYKDEDFLFKSKKDLKPITRQQAYRIIHNAAKEVGVVEKVGTHTLRKTFGYHAYRKGIAISLLMSIYNHHSPAETLRYLGIDKNDEKLIKIDVNL, translated from the coding sequence GTGGAATATGTCGACCCTATAAAAGACATTGAAAAAATTAATGCAATTAAGGAAAAATTGAAAAACCATTCACAAAGGGATTTATTGCTTTTTGTATTGGGGATTAATACAGGTATAAGAATTAGCGATTTACTAGCTTTAAAAGTAGGGGATGTTTGGGATGGAGAAAAGGTAAGGGAATTTCTTTATATTAAAGAGGATCAAGAGAAAGCATATTATATAAATAGGTCAGTAAAAAGTGAAATAGAAATTTATTTAGCCAAAGATGATTATAAGGATGAGGATTTCCTTTTTAAGTCTAAGAAAGATCTCAAACCTATAACACGACAACAAGCATATCGGATTATTCATAACGCGGCAAAGGAAGTAGGAGTTGTAGAAAAAGTAGGAACTCATACACTTCGAAAAACATTTGGGTACCATGCTTATCGTAAAGGAATTGCGATTTCGTTATTAATGTCTATTTATAATCACCATTCTCCTGCTGAAACATTACGCTATTTAGGAATTGATAAGAATGATGAAAAATTAATTAAAATAGATGTTAATTTATAA
- a CDS encoding hemolysin family protein, translating to MDSSILVSILIVLILIVANGIFAMTEISIVTSKKNRLEKRKEEGDSRAGFALKLAEDPNQLLSTIQIGITLIGVITGAFGGATIAGQLSVYVEKVELLAPFSDTLSFAVVVGLSTYLSLIIGELVPKRIGMGNPEKVALIVAKPMYYFSKVGRPLIWFLSKSTEIVLKLLRIKPNDEPEVTEEEITQLIEQGVYSGVLEEIEQDMVEQIFDLGDKHLGNILTPRTKLVWLDLEDSFEENIKIMTESPYSKFPVGKGSLDSFEGIIHTKDVFSKVMQGKEFRLEECIEQALVLPESMKVFQSLESLKTSGQHQAMVIDEYGGIEGFVTLHDIVENIVGDMPDEDEIDPQIIKRDEETWLADGFVSFNAFIKYFDLEDISIQLSNKSSFHTLGGFITNQIGDIPKVTDTVQVKDLKLEVIDMDQFRVDKIMISKVENKEEVVQQ from the coding sequence TTGGACAGTAGTATATTGGTTTCCATTTTGATTGTTTTAATTCTTATAGTAGCAAATGGTATATTTGCTATGACGGAGATTTCGATTGTAACCTCCAAAAAAAATAGACTTGAAAAACGGAAAGAAGAAGGTGACTCGCGTGCAGGTTTCGCCTTAAAATTAGCTGAAGATCCGAATCAGTTATTGTCAACGATTCAAATTGGGATTACGTTAATCGGTGTTATTACGGGGGCATTTGGTGGTGCAACAATAGCTGGACAGTTATCTGTTTATGTTGAAAAAGTTGAGCTACTTGCACCTTTTAGTGACACGTTGAGTTTTGCCGTAGTTGTCGGACTCTCCACATACTTATCATTAATCATAGGTGAGTTAGTTCCAAAAAGGATTGGAATGGGAAATCCTGAGAAAGTAGCTCTTATCGTTGCTAAGCCAATGTATTATTTTTCTAAAGTTGGAAGACCGCTCATTTGGTTTTTAAGTAAATCTACAGAAATCGTACTGAAATTACTGAGAATCAAACCGAACGATGAACCAGAAGTGACAGAAGAAGAAATTACTCAACTAATTGAACAAGGTGTTTATAGTGGAGTTTTGGAAGAAATAGAGCAGGATATGGTTGAGCAAATTTTTGATTTGGGAGACAAGCACTTAGGAAACATCTTAACTCCAAGAACAAAACTTGTTTGGCTCGATTTAGAAGATTCATTTGAAGAAAATATCAAAATCATGACAGAAAGTCCTTATTCAAAGTTTCCTGTTGGAAAAGGAAGCTTGGACAGCTTTGAAGGAATCATACATACAAAAGATGTTTTTTCTAAAGTTATGCAAGGGAAAGAATTTCGTTTAGAAGAATGTATTGAACAAGCCCTTGTTTTGCCGGAATCGATGAAAGTATTTCAATCGCTGGAAAGCTTAAAGACGTCCGGTCAGCATCAAGCAATGGTTATAGACGAATACGGTGGAATTGAAGGATTTGTTACCCTTCATGATATTGTAGAAAATATCGTCGGTGACATGCCTGACGAAGATGAAATAGACCCTCAAATTATTAAAAGAGATGAAGAAACATGGTTAGCAGATGGATTTGTTTCTTTTAATGCATTTATTAAATATTTTGATTTAGAGGACATCTCCATTCAATTGAGTAATAAATCATCATTTCACACATTAGGTGGGTTTATTACAAATCAAATCGGGGATATACCGAAAGTCACAGATACTGTACAAGTAAAAGATTTAAAACTGGAAGTCATCGACATGGATCAGTTTAGAGTCGATAAAATAATGATTTCAAAGGTCGAGAATAAAGAAGAGGTAGTACAACAATAA
- the rpsN gene encoding 30S ribosomal protein S14: MAKKSKIVKERKRQEMVKKYAEIRKELLEKGDYEALRNLPRDSAPTRLHNRCEITGRPRGYLRKFKMSRIAFRELAHKGQLPGVKKSSW, encoded by the coding sequence GTGGCGAAAAAGTCGAAAATTGTTAAAGAAAGAAAACGCCAGGAAATGGTTAAAAAATACGCAGAAATTCGAAAAGAGTTACTAGAAAAAGGTGACTATGAAGCATTAAGAAATTTGCCAAGAGATTCCGCTCCTACTCGATTGCATAACAGGTGTGAAATTACTGGGAGACCTAGAGGATATCTAAGAAAGTTTAAAATGTCCCGTATTGCTTTCCGGGAATTAGCTCATAAAGGCCAGCTTCCTGGAGTCAAAAAATCAAGCTGGTAA
- the nikA gene encoding nickel ABC transporter substrate-binding protein, which produces MLTACADTSNSTQKEDSKHISFLYNFSTNSLDPHVDTSYVPLRAGITETLVRLDEENLTVAPWLAKDWSGEDGVHWTINLREGVTFHNGKEMDANAVKASLERALKESVAIQNALKIDSIEAEGYTLHITTMQPFPEFISELVNPNVSIIDVSEADMINHPVGTGPFALTSFEPGSKLELERYDDYWDGPSNLDSVTFAFNEDANARSLALKSGEVDIVYRPEVESIDSLSAQDGMKVEATETFRVHQMTMNMERKSLQDVNVRRAVDALIDRQKIVDTILLGYAEPAVGPFAPSLPFAPSYEQSETASKEAAVKYLEDAGYTLKDGKMQKDGEQLIFTLLTYSARADLPLIAQVFQSDAKQIGINVEIRQIDIPEEYMASNRDWDLATYSNLTAPRGDAGYYLNATYHPTGALNFSGAEEPELTRIIDKLNQTVNQEDRAVLAEQAANYVHENVINSFVLHPSTIVAFNENKVKNWVTTRSEYYMITNKLDVK; this is translated from the coding sequence ATGTTAACAGCTTGTGCTGACACAAGTAATAGCACTCAAAAAGAAGATAGTAAGCATATCAGTTTTCTTTATAATTTTTCAACGAATTCTCTTGATCCACATGTTGACACAAGTTATGTTCCACTAAGAGCAGGGATAACGGAAACGTTAGTAAGGTTAGATGAAGAGAATTTAACCGTTGCTCCTTGGCTTGCGAAGGATTGGAGTGGTGAAGATGGAGTTCATTGGACAATTAATCTACGTGAAGGAGTTACCTTTCACAATGGAAAAGAGATGGACGCTAATGCAGTAAAAGCCTCTCTTGAACGCGCTCTTAAAGAAAGTGTTGCGATTCAAAATGCATTGAAAATCGACAGCATTGAAGCAGAGGGATATACATTACATATCACAACAATGCAGCCTTTTCCGGAGTTCATATCTGAACTTGTAAACCCAAATGTATCTATCATAGACGTATCAGAGGCCGATATGATCAATCATCCTGTCGGTACAGGACCGTTTGCTTTAACGTCATTTGAACCGGGAAGTAAGCTTGAGCTTGAGCGATATGATGATTATTGGGACGGACCTTCAAATCTTGATTCTGTCACATTCGCGTTTAATGAGGATGCAAATGCCAGGTCACTTGCTCTTAAATCAGGGGAAGTTGATATTGTGTATCGTCCAGAGGTTGAAAGCATAGACTCTTTAAGCGCACAGGATGGCATGAAAGTGGAAGCAACAGAGACGTTCCGAGTTCATCAAATGACGATGAATATGGAGCGCAAAAGCCTTCAGGATGTGAATGTCCGCCGTGCCGTTGACGCACTGATCGATCGCCAAAAGATTGTGGATACGATTCTATTAGGTTATGCAGAGCCTGCTGTTGGTCCATTTGCTCCTTCATTACCGTTTGCTCCATCTTATGAACAAAGTGAAACAGCTAGTAAAGAAGCAGCTGTTAAGTATTTGGAGGATGCGGGCTATACACTTAAAGATGGAAAAATGCAAAAAGACGGGGAGCAACTTATCTTTACTCTACTAACCTACAGTGCACGAGCAGATTTACCTTTAATTGCTCAAGTATTCCAATCAGATGCAAAACAAATTGGAATTAATGTGGAAATTCGTCAGATTGATATTCCGGAAGAATATATGGCGTCAAATCGTGATTGGGACTTGGCTACATATAGTAATTTAACAGCTCCTCGTGGCGATGCGGGCTATTATTTAAATGCCACTTATCACCCAACTGGTGCTCTTAACTTTAGTGGTGCCGAGGAGCCTGAGTTAACAAGAATTATTGATAAACTAAACCAAACAGTAAACCAGGAGGATCGAGCTGTGCTTGCAGAGCAGGCAGCTAATTATGTTCACGAAAATGTGATTAACTCGTTTGTTTTACATCCTTCTACAATTGTTGCCTTTAACGAAAACAAGGTGAAAAATTGGGTTACGACACGTAGTGAATATTACATGATCACAAATAAATTGGATGTGAAGTAA
- the nikB gene encoding nickel ABC transporter permease has translation MLRIIAGKFFEVLTFMLFLTFVSFLFVRLAPGDPVLTILNVDELSVSQEQVEELREDMGFNKPLLTQYGLWLMKFIQLDLGTSHVTGQPVMDMFLQSLPATIELSLGSLVVMLAVAIPLGSLSALYRNSWIDQVSRTLSILGAAVPSFWLGLILIDLFGVRFSWFPTMGRDGFSSVVLPSLTLGLAISSVYVRLLRSSLLDSLSQEFVRSARARGLSKKRIFVLHAFRHSLPPVITVFGVSLGSLIGGVVVIEVLFAYPGIGKLVIDAIRQRDYPIIQGYILIMAIIVFIVNTCVDLSYRYLNPEMKLKERETN, from the coding sequence ATGCTTCGAATCATTGCAGGGAAATTTTTTGAAGTACTCACTTTTATGTTGTTTCTTACATTTGTTAGTTTTTTATTTGTCCGACTTGCACCTGGTGATCCTGTCTTAACGATTTTAAATGTTGATGAGTTATCCGTTAGTCAGGAGCAGGTGGAGGAATTGAGAGAAGACATGGGCTTTAATAAGCCCTTGCTTACTCAATATGGACTTTGGTTGATGAAGTTTATCCAATTGGATTTAGGAACATCCCATGTCACAGGTCAACCTGTTATGGACATGTTTTTGCAAAGTCTTCCAGCCACAATTGAATTATCATTAGGTTCGTTAGTTGTCATGCTGGCTGTTGCGATCCCATTAGGCTCGCTATCTGCTCTTTATCGCAATAGCTGGATTGATCAAGTAAGTCGTACTTTATCGATTCTTGGTGCTGCTGTACCAAGCTTTTGGCTAGGTTTAATCTTAATTGATTTATTTGGCGTTCGGTTTAGCTGGTTCCCTACAATGGGAAGGGATGGATTCTCATCAGTGGTTTTACCTTCGTTAACACTTGGATTAGCTATTTCAAGTGTTTATGTTCGTTTACTTCGTTCAAGTTTACTAGATTCATTGAGTCAGGAATTTGTACGATCAGCAAGAGCGCGTGGATTGTCAAAAAAACGTATTTTTGTGCTGCATGCTTTTCGCCATAGTCTCCCACCTGTTATTACAGTGTTTGGGGTTAGTTTAGGAAGTCTAATCGGTGGGGTCGTCGTTATTGAGGTATTATTCGCCTATCCGGGAATCGGGAAGCTGGTGATCGATGCCATTCGTCAGCGGGATTATCCGATTATCCAAGGATATATTTTAATTATGGCTATTATCGTTTTTATTGTAAATACATGTGTAGATTTATCGTACCGCTATTTAAATCCTGAAATGAAATTAAAAGAAAGAGAGACCAACTGA
- the nikC gene encoding nickel transporter permease, with product MKAMSLRLLKVKQYSWKMIVLILAIIMMLGVMIYTFLYLNHDPFLTNLDGRLLGMSLQHPLGTDQLGRDVLTRLLLGGQQTIGYSLLALVVALIIGVPFGLISGYKRGIVDKIFMRIADGFLSFPDTIVAIVLSGLLGPGIGNLVLAIVFVKWVSYARLVRSTVLSESQKEYVLIAKINGLSSWKIMRKHLLPHIVGHVLVLASLDLGKIILLISAFSYIGLGVQPPTPEWGAMLNDSRSYFQSRPELMVYPGLAIVLVVLLTNMLGDYLRDIFDVKKEVR from the coding sequence ATGAAAGCAATGTCATTACGGTTACTGAAAGTGAAACAATACAGTTGGAAAATGATCGTGCTAATTTTGGCCATCATCATGATGTTAGGCGTAATGATCTATACATTTCTATACTTAAATCATGATCCGTTTTTAACAAATCTGGATGGACGGCTTCTCGGAATGAGTCTTCAGCATCCGCTTGGTACAGATCAACTTGGCCGGGATGTATTGACAAGGTTATTGCTGGGTGGACAGCAGACCATTGGGTATAGTCTACTGGCACTTGTTGTTGCGCTCATCATCGGTGTGCCTTTTGGTCTTATTTCAGGGTACAAACGAGGAATAGTTGATAAGATTTTTATGCGTATTGCTGATGGGTTTTTATCCTTTCCAGATACGATTGTCGCGATTGTATTAAGTGGTCTTCTTGGGCCTGGAATTGGAAACCTGGTTCTTGCTATCGTTTTTGTTAAATGGGTTAGTTATGCTCGATTAGTAAGAAGTACAGTATTGTCGGAATCTCAGAAGGAATATGTTTTAATCGCGAAAATTAACGGACTTTCCTCATGGAAAATTATGCGAAAGCATTTGCTTCCCCATATTGTTGGTCATGTTCTGGTCTTAGCCAGCCTTGACTTAGGGAAGATTATTTTACTTATATCTGCCTTCTCGTATATTGGACTTGGTGTACAGCCGCCAACTCCTGAGTGGGGTGCGATGTTAAACGATTCTCGTTCTTATTTTCAATCAAGACCTGAGTTAATGGTCTATCCTGGTTTGGCGATTGTTCTGGTTGTGCTGTTAACAAATATGCTGGGAGATTATTTACGAGATATTTTTGATGTGAAGAAAGAGGTGCGGTAA
- a CDS encoding ABC transporter ATP-binding protein, with protein sequence MKEGEWFALVGQSGSGKSLLSQAIGQLLSPNLKVTGKILFKGEDLLTYTQKDMRTIRGRKVSYIFQDYQGSFTPFRTIGQHLDEYQKTHGIKDKKERKQHSIDALESVGLDATLYKRYPFQLSGGQLQRVSIAIALLLSPDLIIADEMTTALDSVSGHRILELLAKRQKETGCTILFITHDWRHVRRYADRLAIMKDGQIVEKGNKHRILDHPGHPYTKQLISAAPILGSGLRSGLEEVEHV encoded by the coding sequence ATTAAGGAAGGAGAATGGTTTGCCCTTGTTGGTCAAAGTGGGAGCGGTAAGAGCTTACTTTCTCAGGCAATCGGGCAACTGCTGTCACCGAATTTAAAGGTAACTGGAAAGATTCTTTTTAAAGGCGAGGATCTGCTGACCTACACACAAAAAGACATGAGAACCATTCGCGGACGTAAGGTGTCATATATTTTCCAAGATTATCAAGGCTCATTTACTCCTTTTCGAACAATTGGCCAGCATCTTGACGAATACCAGAAAACACATGGCATAAAGGATAAAAAAGAAAGAAAACAACATTCCATTGATGCTTTGGAATCTGTCGGTCTAGACGCAACACTATACAAACGTTATCCATTTCAATTGAGTGGAGGCCAACTGCAACGGGTTTCCATTGCAATCGCACTTTTGTTGTCACCAGACTTAATCATTGCTGATGAAATGACAACGGCACTTGATAGTGTTTCGGGACATAGAATTCTTGAACTACTAGCAAAAAGACAAAAGGAAACAGGTTGTACGATTTTATTTATCACCCATGATTGGCGTCATGTGAGGCGGTATGCCGATCGACTTGCGATCATGAAGGATGGACAAATCGTTGAAAAAGGAAATAAGCATCGTATCCTCGACCATCCTGGTCATCCTTATACAAAGCAGCTTATCTCTGCTGCACCTATTTTAGGTAGTGGCCTGCGGTCAGGATTAGAGGAGGTGGAGCATGTATGA
- a CDS encoding ABC transporter ATP-binding protein yields the protein MTLLTVKDLTKTFTSGKVALNHVSFHVNKGECLGLVGESGCGKSTLARCLLRVEKIDSGSISFQGESIEKLDERRLHPYRKKIQIVFQNPSATLNPKLKIKDSLIDPYEQYHDSLNLTHFSYTSKEQFVSQLLDAVELPSELANRYPHELSGGQKQRVTIARAISIEPELIVLDEPTASLDVISQKAVLTLLTELRETLNLSYLFISHDLAAVSQMSQRIIVMKSGEIVDQFDEEQMFSQKRHSYTKELVSIF from the coding sequence ATGACTCTGCTTACTGTTAAAGATTTGACGAAGACATTTACATCTGGAAAAGTAGCTCTGAATCATGTGTCATTCCATGTGAATAAGGGTGAATGTCTTGGTCTTGTAGGAGAAAGTGGCTGTGGGAAAAGTACGTTGGCCCGTTGTTTATTACGGGTTGAAAAAATAGACAGTGGCTCCATTTCTTTTCAGGGTGAATCAATTGAAAAATTGGACGAACGTCGTCTGCATCCTTATCGTAAAAAAATACAAATTGTGTTCCAAAATCCCTCGGCTACGTTAAACCCTAAATTGAAAATAAAGGATTCATTAATTGATCCTTATGAACAGTATCATGATTCTCTGAATCTTACCCATTTCTCTTACACCTCTAAGGAGCAGTTTGTTTCTCAACTTCTTGATGCTGTTGAATTGCCGTCAGAATTGGCTAATCGATATCCACATGAATTAAGTGGAGGACAGAAGCAGCGTGTAACGATTGCCCGTGCTATTAGTATAGAGCCGGAACTTATTGTTCTTGATGAGCCAACGGCAAGTCTTGATGTGATCTCACAAAAAGCTGTTTTGACGTTACTCACTGAGCTTCGTGAAACGTTAAATCTCTCTTATTTATTTATCTCTCATGATCTTGCGGCAGTAAGTCAGATGAGTCAACGAATCATTGTAATGAAATCAGGAGAGATAGTTGATCAATTTGATGAAGAGCAGATGTTTAGTCAGAAACGTCATTCCTATACAAAAGAGCTGGTGTCGATTTTTTAA